The following DNA comes from Streptomyces sp. NBC_00273.
ACGCTCACGGAACGTCCCGGGCCAGTACTGGTCGGTGTCCCCGGCGCTGGCCGTCCTTCAGGAGTTCTCCTTCGGCCGCGCGGTCGGGCGCGACCACCCCTTGTCACTGCACACCTGCTTCAGCCTGCCCGCTGCAAACGGGCGGGCCTTGGAGGCTTCCGTGAATCAGGACGTCCACAGCACCGCCGGCTACACGAACGCCGGCGGCATCTTCGCCTCGTGCGGTGCGCCGTACGTCACCTACCGTCGCCCCCACCCCCCAGCCGTCGTCGACTACATCGCGAGCCAGTTCGGCAGCGCGACGGTGCCCCGCATCCTTGATCTTGGATGCGGTCCGGGCACTCTGGCCCTCGACCTGGCCGAACGCGGCGCCTCCGTCACCGCAGTCGACGTGTCGGAGGAAATGCTGGCCGCCGGCCGCGACTGGGCGGACGTACGCGGCGTCCGGTCGGTCACCTGGTGTCAGGCCGATGCCACCGAAGCGGCGGACCTGGCGACGGACACGGGGCTGTTCGATGGGGCCACCGTCGCGGACGCGTTCCACTGGATGGACCGGCCGCGCGTCTTGGCGGCCCTCGACCGCGCCGTCCGGCCGGGCGGGTTCGTCGCCGTCGTGGGGTACCGGGCTCCCGGTACGCAGCGCGAGTGGTGGCATCCGCTGCTTGAGCAGCTGCGCCTGCGCTGGCTGGGATCGGTGAACCTCGCGGGCCCGGCCACCGCGTACGTGGAGCCGGCCGGTGGCCACGAGGAGGTCATCCGCCGGTCCGTCTTCCGTCAGCTGTCCGTCCTGCGCGCGGACTACCGGCGGACCTACACCCTCGATGAGTTGGTCGGCCTGCAGAGCACGTACGCCTACTCGTCGGCGGCGACGCTCGGTGACCGGCAGGGCGCGTTCGAGGAGGACATGCGCCGGACGCTGATGGCCGCGCGCCCCGACGGCGTCTTCGAAGCCGACCTCCAGGCCGCCGTGATCGTCGGCCGCCGCCCAGCCGCGGGCTGAGACCGCGCCCGCGTATGGCGGCCGCCCGGCGATGCCGGATCCGGTATCGCCGCAACCACAACCCCGCGCACGGCGCGGGATCACGGGAGGAACAGGATGAAGGTCATCGTCATCGGTATGGGCCGTCTGGGTGTGCCCTATCTGGCCGCCCTGGCCGAGCTGGGGCACGACGTTCTCGGCGTCGACATCAATCCCGAGACGCTGGAGGAGCTGCGGGCTGGACGCTGCCCGTTCGACGAGCCGGGCGTCACGGATTACATCGCCAAGCACACCGCGGCGGGCCGGCTGCGCTTCACTGACTCCTACGACGAGGCCGCGGCCCATGGCGAGGCCTTCTTCCTCGCGGTGTCGACGCCGCAGCGCGAGGGGGCCATGAGCATGGACCTCAGCGCGGTCGAGGACGCCATCATCTCCATCGCCCGCCGCCTGAGTCGGGACGCGGTGTTGATCGGGAAGTCGACGGTGCCGGTCGGGGCCGGTGCACGGTTGGCGGCCCTCGCGGCCGCCGAGGCCCCGGAGGGCGTACGGCTGAGGGTGGGGTGGAGCCCGGATTTCCTGCGCGAGGCGCTGTCCATGGAGACCACGCTGCACCCGGCAAGGCTCGTGCTGGGATCGTCGGACGCCGACCGGGCCGTGGTGGAGGGCGTCGTCCGACGGGTGTGGGGCGGCTGGCTGGAGGCGGGAGTGGAGCTCCTGAGCACTGACTTTGTGACCGCCGACCTTACCAAGGCGGCCTCCAACGCCTTCTTGTCCACGAAGATGTCGTTCGCCAACCTGGTGGACGACGTCTGCCAGGCGGCGGGCGCGGACTTCGGGATCGTCTCCAGAGCGATGGCGCTGGATCCGAGGATCGGGTCGTTTGGCTTGACGGCAGGCCTCGGCTGGGGCGGTTCGTGCCTGGGCAAGGACATCCGTGCCTTCGCTGAGCGCGCCGCGGATCTGGGCGAGAGTTCGGCTGCCGAGTTCCTGTCCACCGTGGACGCCACCAACACCAGGCGCCGAATGCTCGCTGTCGAGCACGCCGCCGTCGTACTGCCTGGTGGTCTGGACGGGGCGGTCGTGGCGGTCTGGGGGGCCTCGTTCAAACCGTTCGTCGGGGACATCAGCGACTCGCCTGCGCTCGACGTCGCCCTGCGGATGCGCCGTGCGGGAGCGGACGTCCGTGTTCACGACCCAAGCGTCAATGACCTGGTGCGGCGTCGTCACCCCGACCTCACGGTGGTCGACGCTCCTGCGGAGGCTCTCCTTGGCGCGGGTGTGTTGGTGGTGGCCACTGACTGGCCGCGCTACACCGCGCTGGACCCTACCTCCCTCGTCGACAGCACCACCCGGACTGTCATTGACGCCCGCCGCTGCCTGGACCCCAACCGCTGGCGGGCCGCCGGGTGGGACCACCAAAGGCTCGGGGCGTTCCGCCACCACACCGCCCCGGAGGCCTGATGTGACGCGACTGTTCGAGAATGCGGAGTCCCACCGCGGCGTCCCCGGGACTCGGGGATGGGTCGTCGCGCCCCTGGGGCGCCTGGGTGACCCGGCGCCGCAAGGGCGGTACATCCTGGTCGCCCAGGACCTGACCCCGACGGACACCGCCGCCCTCGACCTCGCCCTCGTGGCCGGGTTCTGCACCGCCGAGGGGGGACCCACTTCCCACACGGTGCAGGTGGCGCACGGCCTGGGCATCCCGGCCGTCGTCGCGGCGGGCTCCGGGATTCTGACCCTGCGGCCGGGAACCCTGTGCGCGCTCGACGGCGACGGAGGCCTCCTGCACGCCGGACTGGACGGCCCGGACCTCCAGGCGGCGACGGCCCGCGAACGCGAGCGGGGCGAGCGGGACCGGCTGCGACGCGAAGCCGCCCTGGCCGCAGGACCCGCCCCGGGCGGGGTCACCCTCTCCACCACGTTCGTGAAGCCATCCCAGGCCGAACAACTCGCGCGCAGTGCCGCCAGCGGGATCGGGCTGCTGGCCACCGAACTCCTCTTCCTGGGACGCGAGGCCGACATCACCGACGAGGCCGCCCACCACTGTGCCTACCGCGACCTGGCCCGGACGGTGGGGGACGCGGAGATCACCGTCCGGACCCTCGACATCGGCGGCGACAAACCGGTCCCCGCCCTGAACCTGCCCAAGGAGGACAACTCCTTCCTCGGAGTCCGCGGTATCCGCCTGGCCCTGCGCCGCCCGGACGACCTCCTGATCCCCCAACTGCGGGCCCTCTACCGCGTGGCCGCAGCCGGGGGACGGTTGCGGATCATGTTCCCGATGGTCACCACCGCCGAGGAGTTCACCCGGGCCGCGGAGATCGCCGAGGACGTCCGGGCCCGGATCCGGGCGCCGAGGGTGCCGCTCGGGGTGATGGTGGAGGTGCCGGCCTGCGCGCTGGCCGTCGACCGCTTCGTCGAGCACGTCGATTTCCTCAGCATCGGCACCAACGACCTGACCCAGTACCTCCTGGCGGCCTCACGCACCAACCCTGCCCTCGCCCGCGACATCGACCCCCTGCACGTCGCGGTGAGCCGCACCGTCGGCCACGTCACCGACACCGCCCACGCGGCCGGTGTGCCGGTCACCGCCTGCGGCGGCCTCGCGGCCAGCCCCGTGGGCGCCGCAGTACTGGCCTCACTCGGCATCAGCGGCCTGACCGTCACGCTCCCCGCACTCCCCGCCGTCCACGAGGCCCTCACCCGCCTCGACCACGACGCGCGCCAGGCGATCCGCCACGAGGCCCTCACCACCGGCGGCACCTCCCGCCTCACGGAGCACGTCACCGCCCTCCTGGGCCTCTGACCGACCAGGCCCGCACACCCGGGCCCGCGGCACGGCGCGTGCCCCGGGCCTGATCCCGACACCTTGACCGGAAGGGTCGACTTCGTCATGCCCTCGACCACGCCCCGCCCGATCAACGTCCTGCTGATCGGCGGCTGCGGCCACTGGGCCGCCACCGAGAACCACATCCCAGCCATCCTCACCCTGCAACGCCAGGGATTTCCCGCCCGGGTCGGCGCCATCTGCGACCTGCGCGACCCCTACGACGAGAACCTGCTGCGCCACATGCCCGACCTGCTGGACCTCCTCCGCTGGGACCGGCCCCAGTGGATCCAGCCCCGCCCCGGCGAGCCGGCCGAGGACCTGGAGCGCCGCCTGGACGCCGCGCACGCCCGTCGGCCCTTCGACGTGGCGATCGTGGCCTGCGACCCCGTCGCCCACCACCCCTACCTGCACTGGGCGACCAGCCGCGGCATCCACGTCCTGTGCGACAAGCCGATCATCGCCGTCGCGGACGCCGCCTGGGACGTACACGCCGCCGCCACCATCGACACCCAGTTCGACACCCTGCTCAAGGCCCACCTCGACAGCCCCGGCCACCTGTTCGCCCTGCCCATGCGACGCAGAGCCAACGACGCCTTCGTCGACTCCTCCCAGCTCATCGCCGAGGTCTACGAGAACCACGAGCAGCCCCTGACCATGGGCAACTTCACCGTGACCGGCGGCCACTTCCGCCTACCCGAGGAATACGCCCTCGGCAACGCCCACGGCTACACCAACGGCGTCGGAGCGCTCGCCTTCTCCAGCTACCACTACATCGACCTCATGGCCTGGTACCTGCGCCTGGCCCAAGGCCCCGTCACCGCCCTGCGCATCACCAACCACTACGTGCGGCGCGTGGGCGACTACCTCGGCACCGGCCAGAACCGGGCCCTCGAAGCCCTCCTGCGCCCCCGATCCGAGGCGCCGGCCCTGCCTGCCGACCTCG
Coding sequences within:
- a CDS encoding UDP-glucose dehydrogenase family protein, giving the protein MKVIVIGMGRLGVPYLAALAELGHDVLGVDINPETLEELRAGRCPFDEPGVTDYIAKHTAAGRLRFTDSYDEAAAHGEAFFLAVSTPQREGAMSMDLSAVEDAIISIARRLSRDAVLIGKSTVPVGAGARLAALAAAEAPEGVRLRVGWSPDFLREALSMETTLHPARLVLGSSDADRAVVEGVVRRVWGGWLEAGVELLSTDFVTADLTKAASNAFLSTKMSFANLVDDVCQAAGADFGIVSRAMALDPRIGSFGLTAGLGWGGSCLGKDIRAFAERAADLGESSAAEFLSTVDATNTRRRMLAVEHAAVVLPGGLDGAVVAVWGASFKPFVGDISDSPALDVALRMRRAGADVRVHDPSVNDLVRRRHPDLTVVDAPAEALLGAGVLVVATDWPRYTALDPTSLVDSTTRTVIDARRCLDPNRWRAAGWDHQRLGAFRHHTAPEA
- a CDS encoding putative PEP-binding protein, whose amino-acid sequence is MTRLFENAESHRGVPGTRGWVVAPLGRLGDPAPQGRYILVAQDLTPTDTAALDLALVAGFCTAEGGPTSHTVQVAHGLGIPAVVAAGSGILTLRPGTLCALDGDGGLLHAGLDGPDLQAATARERERGERDRLRREAALAAGPAPGGVTLSTTFVKPSQAEQLARSAASGIGLLATELLFLGREADITDEAAHHCAYRDLARTVGDAEITVRTLDIGGDKPVPALNLPKEDNSFLGVRGIRLALRRPDDLLIPQLRALYRVAAAGGRLRIMFPMVTTAEEFTRAAEIAEDVRARIRAPRVPLGVMVEVPACALAVDRFVEHVDFLSIGTNDLTQYLLAASRTNPALARDIDPLHVAVSRTVGHVTDTAHAAGVPVTACGGLAASPVGAAVLASLGISGLTVTLPALPAVHEALTRLDHDARQAIRHEALTTGGTSRLTEHVTALLGL
- a CDS encoding Gfo/Idh/MocA family oxidoreductase; this translates as MPSTTPRPINVLLIGGCGHWAATENHIPAILTLQRQGFPARVGAICDLRDPYDENLLRHMPDLLDLLRWDRPQWIQPRPGEPAEDLERRLDAAHARRPFDVAIVACDPVAHHPYLHWATSRGIHVLCDKPIIAVADAAWDVHAAATIDTQFDTLLKAHLDSPGHLFALPMRRRANDAFVDSSQLIAEVYENHEQPLTMGNFTVTGGHFRLPEEYALGNAHGYTNGVGALAFSSYHYIDLMAWYLRLAQGPVTALRITNHYVRRVGDYLGTGQNRALEALLRPRSEAPALPADLDRRTALAEMDFAFTLELLDDARRVHGYLTYTFTSNSYSHRQIGLLDADRAGHLPFREKGRMSQFVIDIHQGPLQHVRVSKNDVVGDRYRIRLEHRRNPLIDPSGGRHADTLYENAHSASKVTPQAMTAEFLRAAAGCTPDQSVARRMTHLAGQTLTQRIYAAMYRLIAARHEADTAAHRTATPPVLVDIPR
- a CDS encoding class I SAM-dependent methyltransferase, producing MNQDVHSTAGYTNAGGIFASCGAPYVTYRRPHPPAVVDYIASQFGSATVPRILDLGCGPGTLALDLAERGASVTAVDVSEEMLAAGRDWADVRGVRSVTWCQADATEAADLATDTGLFDGATVADAFHWMDRPRVLAALDRAVRPGGFVAVVGYRAPGTQREWWHPLLEQLRLRWLGSVNLAGPATAYVEPAGGHEEVIRRSVFRQLSVLRADYRRTYTLDELVGLQSTYAYSSAATLGDRQGAFEEDMRRTLMAARPDGVFEADLQAAVIVGRRPAAG